The Oleidesulfovibrio alaskensis DSM 16109 genome has a segment encoding these proteins:
- a CDS encoding LytR/AlgR family response regulator transcription factor yields MPRLTSLILHPDAAVRHSLRAHVSQVPFLRVVGEAVCANEAQELLNAIHYGAVFCGVDLQQPEQGLEFAQRLMGRRHRPALVFIASDETHAFAGFELDATDYLIWPCTAQRFSRTIARLRQFCSHFKLAPDPETRWNEKAAPAPAGTAGHGLQTDTTAEDDATVQVPLADDEQDGFLDALKQAWDYNSTYRPVEIEKLAITYEGKTLLLPYDEIVFVEAYEDYTYVHTAEQKYLTSYRLKILEGKLKPHRFFRVHRKYLVNLNMVTEIASLPGSSFMLRTAGRTRIELPISRRRIGELKQVLGL; encoded by the coding sequence ATGCCCAGACTGACATCGCTCATTCTGCATCCGGACGCTGCCGTCCGGCACAGCCTGCGTGCGCATGTTTCGCAGGTACCCTTTCTGCGCGTGGTGGGCGAAGCGGTATGTGCAAACGAGGCGCAGGAACTGCTGAACGCCATCCATTACGGTGCGGTGTTCTGCGGGGTAGACCTGCAGCAGCCGGAGCAGGGGCTGGAATTCGCCCAGCGACTTATGGGCCGCAGGCACCGTCCGGCACTGGTGTTCATTGCTTCCGACGAAACCCATGCCTTTGCCGGATTCGAGCTGGATGCCACCGACTACCTCATCTGGCCATGTACGGCGCAGCGTTTTTCCAGAACAATTGCCCGGCTGCGGCAGTTCTGCAGCCACTTCAAGCTGGCGCCCGACCCGGAAACCCGCTGGAACGAAAAAGCCGCGCCCGCACCCGCCGGTACAGCGGGACACGGCCTTCAGACCGATACCACGGCAGAAGACGATGCAACAGTTCAGGTACCGCTGGCTGACGACGAACAGGACGGCTTTCTGGATGCGCTGAAACAGGCATGGGACTACAACAGCACCTACCGCCCTGTAGAAATAGAAAAACTGGCCATCACTTACGAAGGCAAAACCCTGCTGCTGCCCTATGACGAAATAGTTTTTGTGGAAGCCTACGAAGACTATACCTATGTACACACGGCCGAGCAGAAGTATCTGACCTCGTACCGGCTTAAAATTCTTGAAGGCAAACTCAAACCGCACCGTTTTTTCAGAGTGCACCGCAAGTATCTGGTCAATCTGAATATGGTCACGGAAATCGCTTCGCTGCCCGGTTCCAGCTTTATGCTGCGCACCGCAGGCCGCACACGGATCGAACTGCCCATCAGCCGCCGGCGCATCGGCGAACTCAAACAGGTTCTGGGATTGTAA
- the acs gene encoding acetate--CoA ligase — protein sequence MSAKQPLCTAPEGSGTLDTLLCEERVFRPMPRIVAEANMNPQDVAIARARAESDWLGFWEEAAEELSWFRKWDTVLDDSAAPFYRWFAGARCNIVYNALDRHIETANKNKLALIWEGEPGDTRKLTYYELYREVNKAANALRAAGIGKGDRVLIHMPPLPETVIAMLAAAKIGAVHSVVFGGFSARSLRDRINDATPAAIITADGFYRNGRVITLKGTVDAAVAKCSGAAAAVLKKVVVVHRVLVETAMKDDRDVWYHDFVRDQPDEAFTESLDAAHPLFILYTSGTTGAPKGIVHAHGGYMVGVNRTLDWVFDLKPTDIFWCTADPAWITGHSYVVYGPLMAGTTTLLYEGHPLYPEAGRAWSVVQRWGVTVLYTVPTLIRMLMRFGRQNPDRHTLGTLRLLGTVGEPISPEAWTWFHKHIGRSRCPVLDTWWQTETGMFMISPLPVSLLKPGSVTRPLPGVEVDVVDESGAPVPHGQGGYLVIKKPWPAMLTTIFNDPEAYRRLYWERFPGWYFSGDVARKDEDGYLWIQGRADDVMLIAGHRIGTAELEAALASHPAVAECAVVGVPDEIRGEVAKAFVVLHDDQPPVATMMMTGETDQDLIEHARRELGPVAVIREVEFRSALPKNKNGKIMRRLLRAESTGQSTGDLSTLSTDI from the coding sequence ATGTCCGCCAAACAACCGCTATGCACCGCCCCTGAAGGTTCAGGAACTCTGGACACCCTGCTGTGCGAAGAACGTGTGTTCCGGCCCATGCCGCGCATCGTGGCAGAGGCGAACATGAACCCGCAGGATGTGGCCATCGCCCGCGCCCGCGCGGAAAGCGACTGGCTGGGATTCTGGGAAGAAGCGGCGGAAGAACTTTCGTGGTTCCGCAAATGGGATACCGTGCTGGATGATTCCGCAGCTCCCTTCTACCGCTGGTTTGCCGGTGCCCGCTGCAACATTGTCTACAATGCGCTGGACAGGCACATAGAAACCGCAAACAAAAATAAACTGGCGCTCATATGGGAAGGCGAACCCGGAGACACACGCAAGCTTACCTATTACGAACTGTACCGCGAAGTGAATAAAGCCGCCAATGCGTTGCGGGCCGCGGGCATAGGTAAAGGCGACCGGGTGCTCATCCACATGCCGCCTTTGCCGGAAACCGTCATAGCCATGCTGGCTGCGGCAAAAATCGGCGCGGTACATTCCGTTGTTTTCGGGGGATTTTCCGCACGCAGCCTACGCGACCGCATTAATGACGCCACACCTGCTGCCATAATCACCGCAGACGGGTTCTACCGCAACGGCAGGGTGATAACGCTGAAAGGCACCGTGGATGCCGCGGTGGCCAAATGTTCCGGCGCGGCGGCTGCCGTGCTGAAAAAAGTTGTGGTGGTGCACCGCGTGCTGGTGGAAACCGCCATGAAAGACGACAGAGACGTCTGGTACCACGATTTTGTGCGCGACCAGCCCGATGAAGCATTCACCGAATCACTGGATGCCGCTCACCCGCTGTTCATCCTGTACACATCGGGCACCACGGGCGCTCCCAAAGGCATTGTACATGCTCACGGCGGGTACATGGTAGGCGTCAACCGCACTCTGGACTGGGTGTTCGACCTTAAACCCACTGACATTTTCTGGTGCACGGCCGATCCCGCGTGGATCACCGGACACAGCTACGTGGTATACGGGCCGCTCATGGCGGGCACCACAACGCTGCTTTACGAGGGACATCCGCTGTACCCCGAAGCCGGCAGGGCCTGGTCCGTCGTACAGCGCTGGGGTGTCACGGTGCTGTACACGGTGCCCACGCTCATACGCATGCTGATGCGCTTCGGGCGGCAGAACCCCGACCGCCACACGCTGGGCACCCTGCGGCTGCTGGGCACCGTGGGCGAACCCATAAGCCCCGAAGCGTGGACGTGGTTTCACAAGCATATCGGCCGCAGCCGCTGCCCCGTGCTCGACACATGGTGGCAGACAGAAACGGGTATGTTCATGATTTCCCCGCTGCCGGTATCGCTGCTCAAGCCCGGTTCCGTCACACGCCCGCTGCCGGGGGTGGAAGTGGACGTGGTGGACGAAAGCGGTGCTCCGGTACCGCACGGACAAGGCGGATATCTGGTCATCAAAAAACCGTGGCCCGCCATGCTGACCACCATCTTCAACGATCCGGAAGCCTATCGCAGGCTGTACTGGGAGCGCTTTCCCGGCTGGTATTTTTCCGGCGACGTGGCCCGCAAAGACGAAGACGGCTACCTGTGGATACAAGGACGTGCCGATGATGTGATGCTTATAGCGGGGCACCGCATAGGTACCGCCGAACTGGAAGCCGCACTGGCTTCGCACCCTGCCGTGGCAGAATGCGCCGTAGTGGGCGTGCCTGACGAAATACGCGGAGAAGTGGCCAAAGCATTTGTGGTGCTGCATGACGACCAACCCCCCGTGGCCACCATGATGATGACCGGAGAAACCGATCAGGACCTCATAGAACACGCCCGGCGCGAACTCGGCCCCGTGGCCGTCATCCGCGAGGTTGAATTCCGCAGCGCCCTGCCGAAAAATAAAAACGGCAAGATCATGCGACGCCTGCTGCGCGCCGAAAGTACCGGACAGTCCACCGGCGACCTTTCCACCCTGAGCACGGACATCTGA
- a CDS encoding arsenate reductase ArsC, translating to MPMKKTILFLCTGNSCRSQMAEGWTRKLKGDEFEVRSAGVETHGLNPLAVEVMAEAGVDISGHRSKLVSELDVDTFDYVVTVCDHASEHCPFFPAESRRIHAGFPDPPALARTAATHEEALEHYRRVRDAIRDFVQSLPAPLL from the coding sequence ATGCCGATGAAGAAAACCATATTGTTTCTCTGTACGGGCAATTCGTGCCGCAGCCAGATGGCCGAAGGGTGGACCAGAAAGCTGAAAGGCGATGAATTCGAGGTGCGTTCCGCCGGAGTGGAAACTCACGGACTCAATCCGCTGGCGGTGGAGGTCATGGCCGAGGCCGGAGTGGATATTTCCGGCCATCGGTCAAAGCTGGTTTCCGAACTGGATGTGGATACATTCGACTATGTGGTCACTGTCTGCGACCATGCCAGTGAGCACTGTCCGTTTTTTCCTGCCGAAAGCCGCAGAATTCATGCCGGATTTCCGGATCCGCCGGCTCTGGCGCGTACGGCGGCAACGCATGAAGAAGCGCTGGAGCACTACCGCCGGGTGCGCGACGCCATACGTGATTTTGTACAGAGCCTGCCTGCGCCTCTGCTGTAA